Proteins from a genomic interval of Pseudobdellovibrionaceae bacterium:
- a CDS encoding TolC family protein, translated as MKSKLKAVLQPELWLIPLAALVCVDAQAQGAKVTPVKPTAIRKDAGPTIDLSAFLEQVGQRNGNFRALQSSREAAVARRLQGDLELSPVFTANAQAVDDKRPQIFGPAFSLTGTKNQEVSLGLSKKFSTGTQASLTGSVSETTTTLAMAGAPESSTTNAIGGLGLSVSQSLWKDFFGTSTDLRRERESLIEKAETQGLDLQTRQVLIEAEGAFWDHLYLKEEIRQREDSLARAKRIETWVRNRASNGIGDRADVLNAQGLVAGRELQLLNSEDELRASEEKIRDLLEMGAAEPLPNLAGNLEGARSPQAFIDGAIRARGETADSAAQVVRLDAYLSVLEARTKAVVAREVAEGVKPDLVLQGMYKTNSVEDGMSAAFSGVTDPAKPTTMVGVKFTYLLDGGVKDAARNSAKMESLAAEQRQSRKLMESQTSWEELQRRHAELTKKIDAAAKSSTIQTQKADAERDRLAKGRTITSTVILAEQDAAESQLSLAKMRAEQRKLESQGRLFIQISEQLSEAK; from the coding sequence ATGAAGTCGAAACTGAAGGCCGTTCTGCAACCGGAGTTGTGGTTGATCCCTCTGGCGGCGCTGGTTTGTGTGGACGCGCAAGCGCAAGGTGCGAAGGTTACCCCGGTGAAGCCAACCGCGATTCGTAAAGACGCGGGCCCGACGATCGACTTGTCCGCCTTCCTCGAACAGGTCGGGCAGCGCAACGGGAACTTCCGCGCGTTGCAATCCTCGCGTGAGGCGGCGGTCGCCCGTCGCCTGCAAGGTGACCTGGAACTTTCGCCGGTTTTCACCGCGAACGCGCAAGCCGTGGACGATAAACGTCCGCAAATTTTCGGCCCCGCGTTTTCACTGACCGGAACGAAAAACCAAGAGGTCTCGCTCGGTCTTTCGAAGAAATTCTCGACGGGAACCCAAGCGTCGTTGACCGGCAGCGTTTCCGAAACCACGACGACCCTCGCGATGGCGGGCGCGCCCGAAAGCAGCACGACCAATGCGATCGGCGGACTGGGGCTTTCGGTTTCGCAAAGCTTGTGGAAGGACTTCTTCGGGACTTCGACCGACCTGCGCCGCGAGCGTGAGTCGTTAATCGAGAAGGCCGAAACCCAAGGCCTGGATCTGCAAACACGCCAAGTGCTGATCGAAGCCGAAGGCGCGTTTTGGGATCACCTCTACTTGAAAGAAGAAATCCGTCAGCGCGAAGACTCCCTCGCGCGCGCCAAAAGAATCGAGACCTGGGTGCGCAACCGCGCTTCGAACGGGATCGGGGACCGCGCCGACGTTTTGAACGCGCAGGGCCTGGTCGCCGGCCGTGAGCTGCAACTGCTGAATAGCGAAGACGAACTGCGCGCCTCGGAAGAGAAGATTCGCGACCTGCTCGAAATGGGCGCGGCCGAGCCGCTGCCGAATCTCGCGGGAAATCTTGAGGGCGCGCGCTCGCCGCAAGCCTTCATCGACGGCGCGATCCGCGCGCGTGGAGAAACGGCCGACAGTGCCGCGCAAGTGGTGCGCTTGGACGCTTACCTGTCGGTTCTGGAAGCGAGGACCAAAGCGGTCGTCGCGCGCGAGGTCGCCGAAGGCGTGAAACCCGACTTGGTTTTGCAAGGGATGTATAAGACCAATTCCGTGGAGGACGGCATGAGTGCCGCGTTCAGCGGCGTGACCGATCCCGCGAAACCGACCACCATGGTCGGCGTGAAGTTCACCTACCTTTTGGACGGGGGCGTGAAAGATGCGGCCCGCAATTCCGCGAAAATGGAATCATTGGCGGCGGAGCAGCGTCAAAGCCGCAAGCTGATGGAAAGTCAGACCTCTTGGGAAGAGCTGCAGCGCCGTCACGCGGAGCTCACCAAGAAGATCGATGCGGCGGCGAAATCGAGCACGATCCAAACGCAAAAAGCCGACGCCGAACGCGATCGTTTGGCGAAGGGACGCACGATCACGTCCACGGTGATCCTGGCCGAACAAGACGCGGCCGAATCCCAGCTGTCGCTGGCGAAAATGCGCGCCGAGCAGCGCAAACTGGAATCGCAAGGAAGACTTTTTATCCAAATTTCCGAACAGCTTTCGGAGGCTAAATAA
- a CDS encoding efflux RND transporter permease subunit, with protein MNLASLSIKRPIFITCIVSLMLILGFFSLKKMPVDLFPDVTFPIVFVQTIYPGASPVDVEKLIVKPIEDELGSLSGLKTLTSTAAESVGYVILEFQLGTDVKDAEQQVRQRLGNIQRTLPADMETPIVRRFDPADQAIIRLAVISEMPPAELFDMVDELVKPQFETIDGVGQVDIIGGRKREIQVLVDKKKVEDRRLSLSQIADKIRATSKDVPVGKLDSGKSEMSYRASGEFESIGSINNVNVSFFGSDVSTPLSQVARVVEGLEEETAFSTLMTRGGNFERKPAIFLDVFKQSGGNSVAVVDQVLSRLGKVNETLAAKGISAKIERVRDTAGPIRLNIFDVTESIVIGIILCVVVVLFFLGSFRSTFITGMALPNSLLGGFVLMYAMGFSINIMSLLALSLAVGLLIDDAIVVRENIFRHLEMGKSPKDAALEGTSEVALAVVATTLVVIAVFGPIAFLDGIIGQFFRQFGLTVCFTMLISLFDAFTVAPMLSAYMAAPVHGEKKGFWNSIFKKFDAFQTKLENVYVVILKWVMRYRMVTLGGAVVIFVASMSLVAFIPKTFLPAGDNGEFAVMVELPVGSSMSQTKETVKAVEDRLKELSEIELMATVVGSTQGASAANKGTVFVALVPAKERSANTSQVKEKVREFFKGDTSGTIFSVGDIDIGGGNQKIFNLNLFGENLEELAAYADKFKARFEKIPGVVDVDTNFRAGKPEFHVAFDRVKSEQLGVSTVMAGAELRARVEGTVASTYRKDGREYDIRVRLDEQDRDLRKNFNSTLVPNVNMDKIPLNRVAHGVEKVAYSQINRSNKARYIQINAGLGPDGSLGTVMAEAERILKEDPELKMPAGISYRFLGQAENFQELIANMLMAMFLGVVFIYLVLASLYESFVTPFAILLALPLAICGAMVALFMFGKSIDLFSMIGIVLLLGVVAKNSILLVDYTNQMMDQGVDRTKALIEAGRVRLRPILMTSLALIAGMIPIAYGLNEASAQRTSMGIAIIGGLISSTILTLVVVPAAFGYIDDFRIFFHRKILRRKDYNPHGQGPTPPTSSTNGHHDLPMAK; from the coding sequence ATGAATCTCGCATCACTCTCCATCAAACGACCGATCTTCATCACGTGTATCGTGAGTCTGATGCTGATCCTGGGGTTCTTCTCGCTGAAGAAGATGCCCGTCGATCTGTTTCCGGACGTGACGTTCCCGATCGTTTTCGTCCAGACCATCTATCCCGGTGCGTCCCCTGTCGACGTTGAAAAACTGATCGTGAAGCCCATCGAAGACGAACTCGGTTCGCTGTCGGGTCTGAAGACTTTGACTTCGACCGCGGCCGAGTCGGTGGGTTACGTCATCCTTGAGTTTCAGCTCGGGACCGACGTCAAAGACGCCGAACAACAGGTGCGTCAGCGACTGGGGAATATCCAGCGGACTCTTCCGGCCGATATGGAAACGCCGATCGTGCGTCGTTTCGATCCCGCGGATCAAGCGATCATCCGTTTGGCCGTCATCAGCGAGATGCCGCCCGCCGAACTTTTCGATATGGTGGATGAACTCGTCAAACCGCAGTTCGAGACCATCGATGGCGTCGGTCAAGTCGACATCATCGGGGGCCGTAAGCGCGAGATCCAGGTCCTCGTCGACAAAAAGAAAGTTGAAGACCGTCGTTTGTCGCTGTCGCAGATCGCGGACAAGATCCGCGCGACTTCGAAGGACGTTCCCGTCGGGAAACTGGACTCGGGCAAGTCCGAGATGTCCTACCGCGCCAGCGGTGAATTCGAGTCCATCGGTTCGATCAATAACGTGAACGTCAGCTTTTTCGGTTCGGACGTCTCGACGCCGCTGTCGCAAGTCGCGCGGGTCGTCGAGGGCCTGGAAGAAGAGACGGCGTTTTCGACCTTGATGACCCGTGGCGGGAATTTCGAAAGAAAACCCGCGATCTTTCTGGACGTCTTTAAACAGTCCGGCGGGAACTCGGTGGCCGTCGTCGATCAGGTCTTGTCCCGTCTGGGCAAGGTGAACGAGACCCTCGCGGCCAAGGGAATTTCCGCGAAAATTGAACGCGTCCGCGACACGGCGGGACCCATCCGGCTGAACATCTTTGACGTCACCGAATCCATCGTGATCGGGATCATCCTTTGCGTCGTCGTCGTTTTGTTCTTCCTGGGTTCGTTCCGTTCGACGTTCATCACGGGGATGGCGCTGCCGAACTCGCTGTTGGGCGGTTTCGTCCTGATGTACGCGATGGGCTTTTCGATCAATATCATGTCGCTGCTCGCGCTGTCGCTGGCGGTCGGTCTATTGATCGATGACGCGATCGTCGTGCGGGAAAACATCTTCCGTCACTTGGAAATGGGGAAAAGCCCGAAGGATGCGGCCCTCGAAGGGACGTCCGAAGTGGCGCTCGCCGTCGTCGCCACGACCCTCGTCGTGATCGCGGTCTTCGGGCCGATCGCGTTCTTGGATGGAATCATCGGCCAGTTTTTCCGACAGTTCGGATTGACGGTCTGTTTTACCATGTTGATTTCGCTGTTCGATGCGTTCACGGTCGCGCCGATGCTGTCGGCTTACATGGCCGCGCCCGTTCACGGCGAGAAGAAGGGGTTCTGGAACAGCATCTTCAAGAAATTTGACGCTTTCCAGACGAAGCTGGAAAACGTGTACGTCGTGATCCTGAAGTGGGTCATGCGTTACCGCATGGTCACCCTGGGCGGCGCGGTCGTGATCTTCGTCGCGTCCATGTCGCTGGTCGCGTTCATCCCGAAAACCTTCTTGCCCGCAGGGGATAACGGAGAGTTCGCCGTGATGGTGGAGCTGCCGGTGGGGTCGTCGATGTCGCAAACCAAAGAAACCGTCAAAGCGGTCGAAGACAGACTCAAGGAGCTGTCCGAGATCGAGCTGATGGCGACCGTCGTCGGCTCGACGCAAGGGGCTTCGGCGGCGAACAAGGGGACCGTTTTCGTGGCGTTGGTGCCCGCGAAAGAGCGCTCGGCCAATACCTCGCAGGTGAAAGAAAAGGTGCGTGAGTTCTTCAAGGGAGATACGTCGGGTACGATCTTTTCGGTCGGCGATATCGATATCGGCGGTGGTAACCAAAAGATCTTCAACCTGAATTTGTTCGGCGAGAACTTGGAAGAGCTGGCGGCTTACGCGGATAAGTTCAAAGCACGTTTCGAGAAAATTCCCGGCGTCGTCGACGTCGATACGAACTTCCGGGCGGGGAAGCCCGAATTCCACGTCGCGTTTGACCGCGTGAAATCCGAGCAGCTCGGGGTCTCGACCGTGATGGCGGGAGCCGAACTGCGTGCGCGGGTTGAAGGAACGGTGGCCTCGACTTACCGTAAGGATGGTCGCGAATACGATATCCGCGTTCGTTTGGACGAACAAGATCGTGACTTGCGCAAGAACTTCAATTCGACGCTGGTTCCGAACGTCAATATGGATAAGATCCCTTTGAACCGGGTCGCCCACGGGGTCGAGAAAGTCGCGTACTCGCAGATCAACCGTTCGAACAAAGCGCGCTACATTCAGATCAATGCCGGTCTGGGGCCGGATGGCTCGCTCGGGACGGTCATGGCCGAAGCCGAACGTATCCTGAAAGAGGACCCGGAGCTCAAGATGCCCGCGGGCATCAGCTACCGCTTCCTGGGGCAGGCCGAGAACTTCCAAGAGCTCATCGCGAACATGCTCATGGCGATGTTCTTAGGGGTCGTTTTCATCTACTTGGTGCTCGCTTCGCTGTACGAGAGCTTCGTGACGCCGTTTGCGATCTTGCTGGCGCTGCCGCTGGCGATCTGCGGGGCGATGGTCGCTTTGTTCATGTTCGGCAAGTCGATCGACTTGTTCAGTATGATCGGGATCGTGCTATTGCTCGGGGTCGTGGCCAAGAACTCCATCCTTCTGGTCGATTACACGAACCAGATGATGGATCAAGGTGTCGATCGCACGAAAGCGCTGATCGAGGCGGGACGCGTCCGTCTGCGCCCGATCTTGATGACGTCGCTCGCGCTGATCGCGGGAATGATTCCGATCGCTTACGGTCTGAACGAAGCGTCGGCGCAGCGGACTTCGATGGGGATCGCGATCATCGGGGGTCTGATCAGTTCGACGATTTTGACTCTGGTCGTGGTGCCGGCGGCGTTCGGTTACATCGACGACTTCCGGATCTTCTTCCACCGCAAGATCTTGCGTCGGAAGGACTACAATCCCCACGGTCAGGGGCCGACGCCTCCGACCTCCTCCACGAACGGTCATCACGACCTGCCGATGGCGAAGTAA
- a CDS encoding YdiU family protein has product MTNSSLLPSSTLLDLGPDFYDPVEAAKFPRLELRYYNPSLCDQLRWGASELKTHLGEFQPVPGSLPQPLALRYHGHQFQQYNPELGDGRGFSFAQFKEGDVLWELGTKGSGQTPYSRRGDGRLTLKGAVRESLATELLESLGVRTSRTLAFFETGEELQRNDEPSPTRSAVLTRFSHSHIRFGTFQRVTYLQQTAQLHKLFAYTREHLVRPPFENAFTQKGEVTELFTQVIHRTADLVAQWMMAGFVHGVLNTDNMNITGESFDYGPFRFLPHYDPTFTAAYFDQSGLYAYGEQPHAVLWNLHQLGFCLRVLEPQLNLEEIGPYYQNVLHAKARAHLCRRLNIKSRGEDHDEALLIALFDFLAESRAPFERTFFDFYRGRNVSPDSLPAYQSARAQEFMRQWNDYQIANANHAQDPYFTRTAPVTLLIDEIEAIWDAIRFRDDWGLYQYRINELRAMRGLYGHRGHA; this is encoded by the coding sequence GTGACGAACTCTTCACTGCTTCCTAGCTCAACTCTTCTGGACCTCGGCCCCGACTTTTACGATCCGGTCGAGGCCGCGAAATTTCCCCGCTTGGAGCTGCGCTACTACAACCCCAGCCTCTGCGATCAGCTGCGCTGGGGCGCGAGCGAACTGAAGACACACCTAGGAGAGTTCCAACCCGTTCCCGGCTCGCTCCCGCAGCCCCTCGCGCTTCGTTATCATGGACACCAATTCCAACAATACAATCCCGAGCTCGGTGACGGTCGCGGATTTAGCTTCGCGCAATTCAAAGAGGGTGACGTCCTGTGGGAGCTCGGCACCAAAGGCTCCGGGCAAACGCCCTACTCTCGTCGCGGCGATGGACGACTGACACTGAAGGGCGCCGTTCGCGAAAGCCTCGCCACCGAACTCTTGGAATCGCTCGGCGTGCGCACCAGTCGCACGCTCGCCTTTTTCGAAACGGGCGAAGAGCTGCAACGAAACGACGAGCCCTCGCCCACTCGTTCGGCGGTGCTGACCCGCTTCAGTCATTCCCATATCCGCTTCGGGACGTTCCAACGCGTCACTTACCTGCAGCAGACGGCGCAACTTCACAAACTGTTCGCCTATACGCGGGAGCATCTGGTGCGCCCGCCGTTCGAAAACGCGTTCACGCAAAAAGGCGAAGTCACCGAACTTTTCACCCAGGTCATTCACCGGACCGCCGATTTGGTCGCGCAGTGGATGATGGCGGGCTTCGTCCACGGAGTCCTGAACACCGACAACATGAACATCACCGGGGAAAGTTTCGACTACGGTCCGTTCCGCTTTCTACCCCATTACGACCCGACGTTCACGGCGGCGTACTTTGATCAGTCGGGACTTTACGCGTACGGCGAGCAGCCCCACGCGGTGCTTTGGAATTTGCACCAATTGGGCTTTTGCCTGCGCGTGCTCGAACCGCAATTGAATCTGGAAGAGATCGGGCCTTACTACCAAAACGTGCTGCACGCGAAGGCCCGCGCGCATCTCTGCCGGCGTCTGAACATCAAATCACGCGGCGAAGATCATGACGAGGCGCTCTTGATCGCGCTTTTTGACTTCCTCGCCGAAAGCCGCGCACCGTTCGAACGGACCTTTTTCGATTTCTATCGCGGCCGCAACGTGAGCCCCGACTCGCTTCCCGCCTACCAATCCGCGCGGGCGCAAGAATTCATGCGTCAATGGAACGACTACCAAATCGCGAACGCGAACCACGCGCAAGACCCTTATTTCACCCGCACGGCGCCGGTCACTCTTTTGATCGATGAGATCGAGGCGATCTGGGATGCGATCCGCTTCCGTGACGACTGGGGACTTTACCAGTACCGCATCAACGAACTGCGCGCGATGCGCGGTCTGTACGGTCATCGCGGTCACGCATAA
- a CDS encoding high-potential iron-sulfur protein has translation MTTRRQLLKTLPAIVGVGLLGGASLASAQERRRAKKADAGGAAGALPPVDPAKDPMAKSVNYVEKHADMKKAELKTERQSVAWDKQFCNNCQLHTVVAGQTARVGCTLFSGKTVAAEGWCSSWAKKS, from the coding sequence ATGACCACTCGTCGTCAACTGCTGAAAACTCTCCCGGCCATCGTGGGTGTCGGTCTGCTCGGAGGCGCCAGTCTCGCCTCGGCTCAAGAACGTCGTCGCGCGAAGAAGGCGGACGCCGGAGGCGCCGCGGGCGCACTGCCGCCTGTCGATCCCGCGAAGGATCCCATGGCGAAGTCGGTGAACTACGTCGAGAAGCACGCGGATATGAAAAAAGCCGAGCTGAAAACCGAGCGCCAAAGCGTCGCTTGGGACAAGCAGTTCTGCAACAACTGCCAGCTTCACACCGTCGTCGCCGGTCAAACGGCACGTGTGGGCTGTACGCTCTTCAGCGGCAAAACCGTCGCCGCCGAGGGCTGGTGCAGCAGTTGGGCAAAGAAATCGTGA